In a genomic window of Arachnia rubra:
- a CDS encoding DEAD/DEAH box helicase: MGASSSSPEPLDVFRMHRELIGDYRQFTEGFVEIRDRRLKDSVRSQSDNGAQWPAPWLSLNPTFASGGTVDDLASRNVLLSESADLFQLKGKPLSLYKHQVEAIEKAAEGRSYVLTTGTGSGKSLAYIIPIVDYVLRNGGLPGIKAIIVYPMNALANSQVQELKKFLGEDGVVSYKRYTGQEGDDERERILADPPDILLTNYVMLELLLTRPNERNRLFGATNNLNFLVLDELHTYRGRQGADVAMLVRRVREAVHTTGKLQCVGTSATMSTAETIAKQRKDVADVATQIFGTLIEPCDVITETLTRATRPGAAIDLGELVDARGGTESKDPRLSAGYEQLSQDPLAEWIEQRFGLTKEPETGILVRRTPTTVEAEGKTLADLTGKGQEACRTAIQQTLLAGARVSDPESKRPLFAFRLHQFISKGASIYVTLEPEETRAIEHSYQVVLAGSSGGSDTERRLYPLAFCRDCGQEYLMVRRDTKQEAFVARTRMQIRDEHDGYLYIDTSDPWPSDPVDRVPDAWTQVSAKGTLRVIPSRRDRVPQAMMVNPMGKILEDGNLSEDLGAIEAVWIPKGLLFCLRCGTTYHQPRAMEASKVVALDQEGRSSAMTVLSLSIMKSLESFKSLNEDVKKLLTFVDNRQDASLQAGHVNDFILVGQLRAAIYAACKGAGEEGIDPLEYVQLLPKYLKLEPKHYAQSAAAFDPQPARRALAKVVEYRALQDLRRGWRITLPNLEQTGLVRITYPTAERLCEHEPSWGAAHRLLRGAAPEKRKELVNVLLDEFRRVLAIDTDLFGRDHVDQLQRLSREHLQGVWTVEEGEPVPDVGLAVLGSTPSNAYRGVLSISRRSLFGRWLIRQFEGLDGYEIEEIQESLVKVLEHNGILAQVAERGVRGYRLKLHQIRVFEGEGEHGAPDPLRRTNDGESGTRIVQYFKDLYLKTGNELATLQAREHTAQVRAEDREEREERFRVGELKLLYCSPTMELGVDIASLNTVAMRNVPPTPANYAQRSGRAGRSGQPALVVTYCASGNAHDSYYFERSDQMVAGRVLPPRIDLANEDLVRSHVHSIWLATSGVSLGKSMKDVLSIPSEGDDYPVLPELAERFTRESLFESAAKAAHAVLDPMARELELAPWWSKNWVDDVVRDAYTALDQACERWRMLDRATRGEMDIATKLTQDANLSKKDRMAAESRFSEARRQRDLLLNDDDRAHSGGDFYPYRYLASEGFLPGYSFPRLPLAAYIPGRQNKDAAWLQRPRFLALREFGPGAFIYHEGARYRVARINLPRSGGGSEDQNSNVTLREVRLCGACGYHHDREVGVDLCQNCGELLGDPMTNLLPMQMVITRRRDRIGADEEERQRAGFKIETSYRFTRRGSRPASLQSEIVDNENESVIADIVYGDAAELRSINRGHSTATNDGFWLNTIRGEWLSDKRAAEMDSDDDDDLRAEDVPRKQRVIPYVEDRRNIAIMRWSSQVDTAEAITLMNAIERGIEAVYQLEDSELTTEALPDAGDQGRFMIVEAAEGGAGVLRRLQGESEAMSRVARKALEIIHVDPDTGEEDPKACVRGCYRCLLTYGNQNSHEQIDRRLAIKTLTRLLRSRTQSVSSASTSFETGPTMPPGDLDELASPIERALAYLRSHDLNQPAEVGGTIAGINVDLVYPQAMAVVIFLSDEHESDIDLDPLTFSGWEVMAWRPEDPFKDLVAAHPSVFGSVE; the protein is encoded by the coding sequence ATGGGGGCAAGTTCCTCCTCCCCGGAACCCCTGGACGTTTTCCGGATGCATCGCGAGCTGATCGGGGACTACCGCCAGTTCACAGAGGGCTTCGTCGAGATCCGGGATCGTCGTCTGAAGGATTCGGTGCGTTCCCAGTCGGATAATGGAGCGCAATGGCCGGCGCCCTGGCTCTCCTTGAATCCGACCTTCGCAAGCGGAGGCACGGTCGATGACCTGGCTTCTCGCAATGTGCTGCTGTCAGAGTCCGCTGACCTTTTCCAACTCAAGGGCAAGCCACTGTCACTGTACAAACATCAGGTTGAGGCGATCGAGAAGGCCGCTGAGGGCAGGTCATATGTTTTGACGACGGGAACCGGCTCCGGTAAGTCATTGGCATACATCATTCCCATCGTTGACTATGTGCTGCGCAATGGTGGCCTGCCTGGTATTAAGGCGATCATCGTCTACCCCATGAACGCGTTGGCGAACAGTCAGGTCCAGGAGCTCAAGAAATTCCTCGGCGAGGACGGTGTCGTCAGCTACAAGCGCTACACGGGCCAAGAGGGCGACGATGAACGCGAACGCATCCTGGCCGATCCACCGGACATCCTCTTGACGAACTACGTGATGCTCGAACTCCTGCTGACTCGTCCCAACGAACGAAATAGGTTGTTCGGCGCGACGAACAACCTCAATTTTCTGGTGCTCGATGAGCTGCACACTTACCGAGGCAGACAGGGCGCAGACGTCGCCATGCTGGTGAGGCGCGTCCGCGAAGCCGTGCACACAACAGGCAAGCTGCAGTGCGTTGGTACCTCGGCGACGATGTCAACAGCCGAGACGATAGCGAAGCAGCGCAAAGACGTTGCCGACGTTGCCACCCAGATCTTCGGGACTCTGATCGAGCCGTGCGATGTGATCACGGAGACACTGACCCGAGCGACACGACCCGGTGCCGCCATTGATCTTGGTGAATTAGTTGATGCTCGGGGCGGTACAGAGTCCAAGGATCCTCGACTGTCGGCTGGCTATGAACAATTATCCCAAGATCCGCTGGCGGAATGGATCGAACAGCGCTTCGGGCTGACCAAGGAACCTGAAACTGGGATTCTCGTGCGGCGCACCCCCACCACGGTGGAGGCTGAAGGCAAAACCTTGGCTGACTTGACGGGCAAAGGACAAGAGGCGTGTCGCACCGCCATTCAGCAGACTCTGCTGGCAGGCGCTCGTGTGTCGGATCCTGAGTCGAAGCGGCCTCTTTTCGCTTTCAGGCTGCACCAGTTCATCTCCAAGGGGGCCTCGATCTATGTCACCTTGGAACCTGAGGAAACTCGCGCCATCGAGCATAGCTATCAGGTGGTTCTTGCCGGCTCCTCTGGTGGTTCCGACACCGAGCGGCGTCTCTATCCGCTGGCCTTCTGCCGAGATTGTGGACAGGAATACCTGATGGTGCGACGAGACACCAAACAGGAGGCCTTCGTCGCCCGAACTCGAATGCAGATCCGTGATGAGCATGACGGTTATCTCTACATCGACACCTCCGACCCATGGCCCAGTGACCCCGTCGACCGGGTTCCCGATGCGTGGACTCAGGTTTCCGCCAAGGGAACGCTTAGGGTCATACCTTCTCGGCGTGACCGTGTGCCCCAGGCCATGATGGTCAACCCCATGGGGAAGATCCTTGAGGATGGAAACCTCTCCGAGGATCTGGGAGCGATTGAGGCCGTCTGGATTCCCAAAGGCCTGCTGTTCTGCCTACGCTGCGGCACGACCTATCACCAGCCCCGCGCCATGGAGGCCTCAAAGGTTGTGGCGCTCGACCAAGAGGGTCGATCCAGCGCGATGACGGTGTTGAGCCTGAGCATCATGAAATCGCTGGAAAGCTTCAAAAGCCTGAACGAGGACGTCAAGAAGCTGTTGACCTTTGTCGACAATCGGCAGGATGCCAGTCTTCAAGCAGGTCACGTCAATGATTTTATCCTGGTCGGTCAGCTACGCGCAGCCATCTATGCTGCTTGCAAAGGTGCGGGAGAAGAAGGGATTGATCCCCTCGAGTACGTTCAGCTCTTGCCGAAATATCTCAAGCTTGAGCCGAAGCACTACGCCCAGAGCGCTGCTGCATTCGATCCCCAGCCCGCTAGGAGAGCACTCGCTAAAGTCGTCGAATATCGTGCGCTACAGGACCTTCGTAGGGGCTGGCGGATCACTTTGCCGAACTTGGAGCAGACCGGTCTGGTCCGGATCACGTATCCGACCGCCGAACGACTCTGCGAACACGAGCCGTCCTGGGGTGCGGCACACAGACTGCTTCGTGGTGCCGCGCCGGAGAAACGCAAAGAACTCGTCAACGTCCTGCTGGACGAGTTCCGTCGGGTGTTGGCCATCGACACCGATCTGTTTGGACGAGATCATGTCGACCAACTGCAGCGCCTCAGCCGGGAGCATCTGCAGGGCGTCTGGACGGTAGAAGAAGGAGAGCCTGTTCCCGATGTTGGACTGGCTGTGCTCGGTTCAACCCCCAGCAACGCGTATCGTGGTGTCCTGTCGATCTCGCGACGATCCTTATTCGGTCGCTGGCTGATTCGCCAGTTTGAGGGCCTTGATGGGTATGAGATCGAGGAGATTCAGGAGTCCCTGGTCAAGGTGCTGGAGCACAACGGCATTCTGGCTCAAGTCGCTGAGCGAGGAGTGAGAGGCTATCGGCTCAAGCTCCACCAGATCAGAGTATTCGAAGGTGAGGGGGAACACGGCGCTCCCGACCCCCTGCGTCGCACGAACGATGGGGAGTCGGGCACTCGGATAGTCCAATACTTCAAGGACCTGTATCTCAAAACGGGTAATGAATTGGCTACGCTCCAGGCTCGTGAGCACACCGCTCAGGTTCGCGCTGAGGATCGAGAGGAACGTGAGGAGCGGTTCCGCGTAGGTGAGCTCAAGCTTCTGTACTGCTCTCCGACGATGGAGCTGGGCGTCGATATCGCCTCGTTGAACACCGTGGCCATGCGGAACGTGCCACCCACACCGGCGAACTACGCACAACGTTCTGGCAGGGCAGGCCGCTCGGGCCAGCCAGCCCTTGTCGTCACGTACTGTGCCAGTGGCAATGCTCATGACTCCTACTATTTCGAACGCTCTGATCAGATGGTCGCTGGGCGGGTCTTGCCCCCACGTATCGACCTGGCCAACGAGGACTTGGTGCGTTCGCACGTTCACTCCATCTGGCTCGCCACCAGCGGGGTTAGTCTCGGTAAGTCGATGAAGGATGTGCTGTCCATCCCATCGGAGGGGGATGACTACCCGGTGTTGCCGGAGCTGGCTGAGCGATTCACGCGGGAATCCCTCTTTGAAAGCGCCGCGAAGGCTGCCCATGCCGTCCTTGACCCGATGGCGAGGGAACTAGAGTTGGCGCCATGGTGGTCCAAAAATTGGGTGGACGACGTCGTGCGTGATGCCTATACGGCGCTCGACCAGGCCTGCGAACGCTGGCGGATGCTGGATCGTGCCACCCGGGGAGAGATGGACATCGCCACGAAGCTGACGCAGGATGCGAACCTGAGCAAGAAAGATCGCATGGCTGCTGAGTCTCGTTTTTCAGAAGCTCGTCGCCAACGCGATCTGTTGCTCAACGATGATGACAGAGCCCACAGCGGCGGAGATTTCTACCCTTACCGCTACCTGGCATCCGAGGGTTTCCTACCGGGTTATTCGTTTCCACGTCTACCATTGGCTGCCTACATCCCGGGGCGGCAGAACAAAGATGCGGCCTGGTTGCAGCGGCCGCGTTTCCTGGCTTTGCGGGAGTTCGGGCCAGGCGCTTTCATCTACCATGAGGGCGCCCGTTATCGAGTTGCTCGCATCAATCTTCCAAGATCAGGTGGCGGATCAGAGGATCAGAACAGCAATGTCACGTTGCGCGAGGTGCGTCTCTGTGGGGCATGCGGCTACCACCATGACCGTGAGGTCGGTGTGGATCTGTGCCAGAACTGCGGAGAGCTCCTCGGTGATCCGATGACGAATCTGCTTCCAATGCAGATGGTCATCACCCGCCGACGTGACCGGATCGGAGCCGACGAGGAAGAACGTCAACGCGCTGGTTTCAAAATCGAGACCTCGTACCGCTTCACCCGGCGAGGATCCCGCCCAGCCAGTCTTCAGTCCGAAATCGTCGACAACGAAAACGAAAGTGTCATAGCTGACATCGTCTACGGCGACGCCGCCGAACTTCGCTCTATCAACCGCGGGCACAGCACGGCAACTAATGATGGCTTCTGGCTCAACACCATTCGAGGTGAATGGCTCAGCGATAAACGAGCAGCCGAGATGGACTCAGACGACGATGATGACCTGAGGGCGGAGGATGTGCCTCGAAAGCAACGAGTCATCCCCTACGTGGAGGATCGTCGCAATATCGCCATCATGCGGTGGAGCTCACAGGTTGACACTGCAGAGGCAATAACGTTGATGAATGCCATAGAGCGAGGTATCGAGGCGGTATACCAGCTTGAGGACTCCGAGCTCACCACCGAGGCGCTGCCGGATGCTGGTGACCAGGGTCGTTTCATGATCGTCGAGGCAGCGGAGGGCGGCGCCGGTGTGCTGCGGCGGCTCCAAGGCGAGTCGGAGGCTATGAGCCGGGTGGCCCGGAAGGCACTGGAGATCATTCATGTCGATCCTGATACAGGTGAAGAAGACCCCAAAGCTTGCGTTCGAGGTTGTTATCGCTGCTTGCTCACATACGGCAATCAGAACAGCCATGAGCAGATCGACCGACGCCTTGCCATCAAGACATTGACTCGCCTGCTCAGGTCCAGAACCCAATCGGTTTCTTCCGCGTCGACATCATTCGAGACCGGACCAACCATGCCACCCGGTGACCTCGACGAATTGGCGAGTCCGATTGAAAGGGCATTGGCATATCTTCGCAGCCACGACCTCAACCAGCCGGCCGAGGTTGGTGGGACCATCGCAGGTATCAATGTCGACCTGGTCTATCCGCAGGCGATGGCGGTCGTGATCTTTCTGAGTGACGAGCATGAATCCGATATCGATCTCGACCCGCTGACCTTTAGCGGCTGGGAGGTCATGGCCTGGCGACCCGAGGATCCCTTCAAGGACTTGGTTGCGGCTCATCCGAGCGTGTTTGGGAGTGTTGAGTGA
- a CDS encoding FitA-like ribbon-helix-helix domain-containing protein yields the protein MATLYIRDVAEDVAKELKERAATEGLSLSAYVAAQLTAIASRPTNEQVIRRLRTRDRSTGPDTAQVVEAVRAGRR from the coding sequence ATGGCGACCCTTTACATTCGCGACGTGGCCGAGGACGTGGCCAAGGAGCTGAAGGAGCGGGCGGCGACCGAGGGACTATCCCTGTCGGCTTACGTTGCTGCGCAGCTCACAGCAATCGCCTCCCGGCCTACGAACGAGCAGGTCATACGCCGCCTGCGGACCCGCGACCGGTCCACCGGCCCGGACACGGCTCAGGTGGTGGAGGCTGTGCGGGCAGGGCGGCGGTGA
- a CDS encoding type II toxin-antitoxin system VapC family toxin, with amino-acid sequence MIVFDASAMVEVLVGSDADPRLLDMLEDDLAAPHLLDVEVLSALRGMVLGGVLAADRANEALQDYTTLSLTRYGSEPLIGRIWELRNQYTSYDATYLALAEGLDAPVVTCDAKLSAGGHQAEVIVLPQGS; translated from the coding sequence GTGATCGTCTTCGACGCCTCGGCGATGGTCGAGGTGCTCGTGGGCAGCGATGCCGACCCACGTCTACTCGACATGCTGGAGGACGACCTCGCCGCTCCCCACCTACTCGACGTCGAGGTCCTGTCCGCGCTCCGCGGAATGGTGCTCGGCGGGGTCCTCGCGGCCGACCGCGCCAACGAGGCCCTCCAGGACTACACCACCCTCAGCCTGACCCGGTATGGGTCAGAGCCGTTGATCGGCAGGATCTGGGAACTGCGGAACCAGTACACGAGCTACGACGCCACATACCTCGCCCTGGCCGAGGGATTGGATGCGCCCGTGGTGACATGCGACGCGAAGCTCAGCGCGGGTGGTCACCAGGCTGAGGTCATCGTCCTGCCCCAAGGCAGTTGA
- a CDS encoding methyltransferase family protein, whose translation MNGRKHSCTGAENPQPGEKQQAEGGPRMPPAVLLAAAGLAQAVISRGRRATPWSLAVGLPVLGVSAWLLAGSLRSFLRSRTTVNPHRAGEATSLVVDGPNQFTRNPMYVGMTGMLLAHTVARRHLASAVPALVFWWLIDRHQIPAEEKALEDRFGRAYRDYQRRVPRWLGRRSARTAKSS comes from the coding sequence ATGAACGGACGCAAGCACAGCTGCACCGGGGCGGAAAACCCCCAGCCCGGGGAAAAGCAGCAGGCCGAGGGCGGCCCGCGGATGCCTCCGGCGGTCCTGCTGGCTGCGGCGGGATTGGCGCAGGCCGTCATCTCCCGGGGCCGGCGTGCGACGCCATGGTCCCTGGCTGTTGGCCTCCCGGTCCTCGGGGTCTCAGCATGGCTGCTGGCGGGCAGTCTGAGAAGCTTCCTCCGCAGCCGGACCACCGTCAACCCCCACAGAGCCGGCGAGGCGACGTCCCTGGTGGTGGACGGCCCCAACCAGTTCACACGCAACCCCATGTACGTGGGCATGACCGGCATGCTGCTGGCCCACACCGTGGCGCGCCGGCACCTAGCGTCGGCAGTGCCGGCGCTCGTGTTCTGGTGGCTCATCGACCGCCACCAGATCCCAGCCGAGGAGAAAGCCCTAGAAGACCGCTTCGGACGTGCATACCGCGACTACCAGCGACGCGTCCCCCGCTGGCTGGGCCGGCGCTCTGCCAGGACGGCGAAGTCCTCGTGA
- a CDS encoding CopG family transcriptional regulator has protein sequence MRTTVNIADDVYAEVERLRREAGLGPSEAINVLARRGMRTDESPVPYVHRSGRLGLRLDVSNIGDLLDALEDDGQPGDR, from the coding sequence GTGAGGACCACAGTCAACATTGCAGACGATGTTTACGCTGAGGTAGAGCGTCTTCGCCGGGAGGCTGGCCTGGGCCCCAGTGAGGCAATCAATGTGCTCGCGCGCAGAGGCATGAGGACGGATGAATCTCCCGTACCCTATGTGCACCGCAGCGGCAGGCTAGGGCTCCGTCTCGATGTCTCCAATATCGGGGACCTCCTGGATGCCCTGGAAGACGATGGGCAGCCCGGTGATCGTTGA
- a CDS encoding helix-turn-helix transcriptional regulator, giving the protein MDTIHGGSLRVSGFHEVTSPEGFCPLWRSYSSQEGAIGFFHVLAPHDGWQIAIHDFTLVHDMILGFPLPEYLSVTWHDSIAGEDLTTGRRIQPKSLWGFYSDGAWRGRIRGGVPVRSVGIEVKLAMSRDYLEQEYGGQFEHVRDAFVSLSDMTDFPELRSLLQGLWPLAGDERRSSLYYEGKVLQAMGLIIERTRIQQTGRRRSLPRRDREQILRIVEHIDQDPAAVPRLADLAWETCMSPTKFKESFRVVTGLSLTRYVRRARVERAEVLLRQPEATVQGIARAVGYSRASSFSEMFRSETGMSPSEYRQERANPWRP; this is encoded by the coding sequence ATGGACACCATCCACGGCGGATCCCTCAGGGTCTCCGGGTTCCATGAGGTCACCTCGCCTGAGGGGTTCTGCCCGCTGTGGCGGTCCTACTCCTCCCAGGAAGGCGCGATTGGCTTCTTCCACGTGCTGGCCCCGCATGACGGCTGGCAGATCGCCATCCACGATTTCACCCTCGTCCACGACATGATCTTGGGATTCCCTCTGCCCGAGTACCTTTCCGTCACCTGGCATGACTCCATCGCGGGAGAGGATCTGACGACGGGACGGCGCATCCAGCCGAAGAGCCTCTGGGGTTTCTACAGCGACGGGGCCTGGCGCGGTCGCATCCGCGGCGGGGTGCCGGTCCGGTCTGTTGGCATCGAGGTGAAGCTTGCGATGTCCCGCGACTACCTGGAGCAGGAGTACGGTGGACAGTTCGAGCACGTCCGTGACGCCTTCGTCTCGCTGAGCGACATGACCGACTTTCCGGAGCTGCGCTCCCTGCTGCAGGGACTGTGGCCCCTCGCCGGGGACGAACGGCGCAGCAGCCTCTACTACGAGGGCAAGGTGCTCCAGGCGATGGGACTGATCATCGAGCGCACCAGGATCCAGCAGACTGGGCGGAGGAGATCATTGCCCCGACGTGACCGGGAACAGATTCTCAGAATCGTCGAGCACATCGACCAGGACCCGGCCGCGGTGCCGCGCCTCGCCGACCTGGCCTGGGAGACCTGCATGAGCCCGACCAAGTTCAAGGAGAGCTTCCGGGTGGTGACGGGGTTGTCGCTGACCCGCTACGTGCGTCGCGCCCGGGTTGAGCGGGCCGAGGTGCTGTTGAGACAGCCTGAGGCCACAGTCCAGGGGATTGCTCGGGCTGTTGGATACAGCCGCGCATCCAGCTTCTCGGAGATGTTCCGGAGCGAGACGGGGATGTCACCGAGTGAGTATCGTCAAGAACGAGCGAATCCCTGGCGACCTTGA
- a CDS encoding MptD family putative ECF transporter S component, translating to MKTMTGAQQSGLTARDLVITGIFTALHLVFMMAGGGFFAPNPVLTFLMPAGAALLTGPVYLLLIAKVPKHGPVMVLGAIEAIVIFVTGMYWLWAVALFALGIVADLIAGAGDFRNRSLNLLSFVVFSLNPLGSYLMLWITPAAYSEYLTGRGSSQDYMATMTATGTGWVLAGMIILNVVCALISGMAGLKLLRKQFEKAGVTA from the coding sequence ATGAAGACCATGACGGGTGCACAGCAATCGGGGCTGACGGCGCGTGACCTGGTGATCACCGGGATCTTCACAGCGCTCCACCTAGTCTTCATGATGGCCGGGGGCGGGTTCTTCGCCCCGAATCCCGTACTCACCTTCCTGATGCCTGCGGGTGCAGCACTGCTCACCGGGCCGGTCTATCTGCTGCTGATCGCCAAGGTTCCCAAGCACGGCCCGGTCATGGTCCTCGGTGCCATCGAGGCGATCGTCATCTTCGTCACCGGCATGTACTGGCTGTGGGCGGTGGCGCTGTTCGCGCTGGGGATCGTGGCCGACCTCATCGCCGGTGCCGGGGACTTCCGGAACCGGAGCCTCAACCTACTGAGCTTTGTGGTGTTCTCGCTGAATCCCCTGGGCTCCTACCTGATGTTATGGATCACCCCTGCCGCCTACTCCGAGTACCTCACCGGCCGGGGTTCCAGCCAGGACTACATGGCCACCATGACCGCCACCGGAACCGGCTGGGTGCTGGCCGGAATGATCATCTTGAACGTGGTGTGCGCGCTCATCAGCGGCATGGCCGGCCTCAAGCTGCTGCGCAAACAGTTCGAGAAGGCCGGTGTCACGGCCTAG
- a CDS encoding energy-coupling factor transporter transmembrane component T produces the protein MSRPSNPRHGRLRLDPRTKLFLLLACALAVLLSPSHWYELGLMAAVATLTAALGRPGIATLLAAGYATLIGVSVLAQPLDLGIFTTTVVSFLVMLRKVLPCALLGAGVVATTHVNELMAAFSRMRVPRAVTIPLAVMMRYLPAIREDWRHLRDAMRIRGISLGPSGFLRHPALTAECLYVPLMMSASVLADELSMAAVARGIENPAHRTCYTHIELRAIDVALMTAGALAVLVALALPMAGLPGGVG, from the coding sequence GTGTCACGGCCTAGCAACCCGAGGCACGGGAGGCTGCGTCTTGATCCCCGGACGAAGCTGTTCCTCCTCTTGGCGTGCGCCCTGGCCGTGCTGCTGTCGCCGTCGCACTGGTATGAGCTGGGCCTGATGGCTGCCGTCGCCACCCTGACGGCAGCGCTCGGACGGCCTGGGATAGCCACGCTGCTGGCCGCCGGATATGCCACGCTGATAGGAGTTTCCGTGCTAGCGCAGCCTCTCGACCTGGGAATCTTCACAACCACGGTCGTCTCGTTCCTGGTGATGCTGCGGAAAGTGCTGCCGTGTGCACTGCTGGGCGCGGGGGTCGTCGCGACGACGCACGTCAACGAGCTCATGGCGGCGTTCTCCCGGATGCGCGTGCCCCGGGCCGTGACCATTCCCCTCGCAGTGATGATGCGTTACCTCCCAGCGATCCGCGAGGACTGGCGACATCTACGGGACGCCATGCGGATACGCGGGATCTCGCTTGGCCCGTCCGGTTTCCTACGGCACCCGGCCCTCACGGCGGAATGCCTCTACGTACCCCTGATGATGAGCGCATCCGTTCTCGCCGACGAGCTCTCGATGGCTGCCGTCGCCCGCGGGATCGAGAACCCGGCACACCGGACCTGCTACACCCACATCGAGTTGCGGGCCATCGATGTGGCGCTGATGACGGCCGGGGCACTCGCCGTCCTGGTCGCGCTTGCCCTGCCCATGGCCGGCCTGCCGGGAGGCGTCGGATGA
- a CDS encoding ATP-binding cassette domain-containing protein, whose product MLDEPTGNLDLESIRALRGYLLDAKRKGAAILVTEHRLWWLLDVVDEVVVMAGGGIAQRLAPVEFAALDSYGLAGLGLRTTDIREVRATSPRGTGSSPEPFLQARGLRARYGRQEVLHGVDLEVRSGETVALTGGNGAGKSTLARVLCGLHRASAGTIRMRGGAAFVKDRNRASAIVFQDVGHQLFANSVQAEVTLGLPKARVPSAEHTQEILDCLGLAQLAGRHPATLSGGQKQRLAIAACIASGKSLLILDEPTSGLDLVGMRAVAGLVRELAAAGHALLVITHDAEFVAACCQRVIRLAEGRVATDIPVYEDDLVWNLMTASREPTSKG is encoded by the coding sequence GTGCTGGACGAGCCGACCGGGAACCTCGACCTGGAGTCGATCAGGGCCCTGCGCGGCTACCTGCTCGACGCCAAACGCAAGGGGGCTGCGATCCTGGTCACCGAGCACCGGCTGTGGTGGCTCCTGGACGTCGTCGACGAGGTGGTGGTCATGGCCGGCGGGGGCATCGCCCAGCGGCTGGCTCCTGTGGAGTTCGCTGCTCTGGACTCCTACGGGCTGGCCGGGCTAGGGCTACGGACCACAGATATCCGCGAAGTCCGCGCGACCTCCCCCCGAGGCACGGGAAGCTCCCCGGAACCGTTCCTCCAAGCCCGGGGGCTGCGAGCACGCTATGGGAGGCAGGAGGTGCTGCATGGCGTCGACCTAGAGGTGCGGAGCGGGGAGACCGTGGCGCTGACCGGCGGCAACGGCGCGGGGAAGTCGACGCTCGCGCGGGTGCTGTGCGGACTGCACCGGGCATCGGCGGGAACAATTCGGATGCGTGGCGGTGCAGCCTTCGTCAAGGACCGGAACCGGGCCTCGGCCATCGTCTTCCAGGACGTCGGGCATCAGCTGTTCGCCAACTCCGTCCAGGCCGAGGTGACCCTGGGGCTGCCCAAGGCCCGGGTGCCGTCGGCAGAGCACACCCAGGAGATCCTGGACTGCCTGGGCTTGGCGCAGCTGGCTGGACGGCATCCCGCCACGTTGTCGGGCGGGCAGAAGCAGCGACTGGCCATCGCAGCCTGCATCGCCAGCGGCAAGTCCCTGCTCATCCTCGACGAGCCCACCAGTGGCCTCGACCTGGTAGGCATGCGGGCGGTGGCTGGACTGGTGAGGGAGCTGGCGGCCGCAGGCCATGCCCTGCTGGTCATCACCCACGACGCCGAGTTCGTGGCAGCCTGCTGCCAGCGTGTGATCCGGCTCGCGGAGGGCCGGGTCGCCACCGATATCCCAGTCTATGAGGACGACCTGGTCTGGAACCTGATGACCGCATCCAGGGAACCTACTTCGAAGGGTTGA